One segment of Anopheles stephensi strain Indian chromosome 3, UCI_ANSTEP_V1.0, whole genome shotgun sequence DNA contains the following:
- the LOC118514662 gene encoding uncharacterized protein LOC118514662 → MTVRWTSSVLVPVVILVAWSIPSAFGCTRKCDRFEYCDENSNACRNCSALCEKDEYSCYHKCQNFLFKSLRQNITTLQESVLTMKTIVLVFSVVTFVLICTALALLIKKYVHCIREFCRWRPQNKNTTTPPVAYTHENPNTKSPKTVPKNGANGPKQTSTSVSIYPETEVDHSVQTGTTSISHRYPAEDSTESYSYDNAACNVTPTSNNPMPKF, encoded by the exons ATGACGGTGCGTTGGACGAGTAGTGTGCTGGTGCCAGTGGTAATACTCGTCGCTTGGTCCATTCCTTCCGCGTTCGGTTGCACTCGGAAATGTGATCGGTTCGAGTACTGTGACGAGAATAGCAATGCGTGCCGTAACTGTAGTGCGTTGTGCGAAAAGGACGAGTACTCCTGCTACCACAAGTGTCAAA ACTTTCTGTTCAAGT CATTGCGTCAAAATATCACCACCCTCCAGGAGAGTGTACTGACCATGAAAACGATCGTGCTAGTGTTTAGTGTTGTGACGTTCGTTCTTATCTGCACCGCGCTCGCCCTTCTCATCAAGAAGTATGTCCACTGCATTCGAGAGTTTTGCCGCTGGCggccacaaaacaaaaacacgaccACCCCACCGGTAGCCTATACGCACGAAAATCCCAACACGAAAAGTCCCAAGACGGTGCCGAAGAATGGGGCAAACGGGCCAAAGCAAACGTCCACCAGCGTTAGCATCTATCCCGAAACGGAGGTAGATCATTCGGTACAGACTGGCACGACCTCGATCAGCCATCGCTATCCGGCGGAAGATTCGACCGAAAGCTACTCGTACGATAATGCGGCCTGCAATGTGACGCCAACGAGCAACAATCCGATGCCGAAGTTTTGA